The following proteins are co-located in the Urocitellus parryii isolate mUroPar1 chromosome 15, mUroPar1.hap1, whole genome shotgun sequence genome:
- the LOC113176660 gene encoding T-cell-interacting, activating receptor on myeloid cells protein 1-like — protein sequence MIPRLLSLLCFRLCVGQRDPPGDGSLPKPTLSAWPSSVVPAKSNVTLRCSSPVPGIRFLLRKGPDILDSRLPLGPTKTTAEFLLTELGPRSAGPYTCECFWGGFSGVTSQLSNVLLLLVTGYLPKPSLQAHHVGQVTEGGEVTLQCQIPSTMVRPLESALLKAGTPSPVQLHRPVGSESDFSLQGVTVNDTGTYSCIYYQARAPFWASDPSPALDILVTGPSPAAGRPSPGASSEGYTKGNLVRLGVAAGVLLMGVVLVLEAWHAGGVPHAQPANFSDPVPRHWLQPPGAPPAQVL from the exons ATGATCCCGCggctcctgtccctcctctgctTCA GATTGTGTGTTGGCCAAAGAGACCCCCCGGGAGATG GGTCCCTTCCCAAGCCCACCCTCAGCGCCTGGCCCAGCTCGGTGGTCCCCGCCAAGAGCAACGTGACTCTGCGGTGCTCCAGCCCCGTCCCGGGGATCCGATTCCTTCTCAGAAAGGGACCTGATATTTTGGATTCCAGGCTGCCACTGGGTCCCACTAAGACCACGGCCGAGTTCCTTCTCACTGAGCTAGGACCCCGGAGTGCTGGGCCATACACCTGCGAATGCTTCTGGGGAGGGTTCTCTGGTGTGACCTCTCAGCTCAGCAACGTCCTTCTGCTCTTGGTCACAG GGTATTTGCCTAAACCTTCCCTCCAAGCCCATCATGTGGGCCAGGTGACCGAAGGGGGAGAGGTGACCCTGCAGTGCCAGATACCCAGCACCATGGTGCGGCCTTTGGAGTCTGCCCTACTGAAGGCCGGGACCCCGTCGCCCGTGCAGCTGCACAGGCCCGTGGGGTCGGAGTCAGACTTCTCCCTTCAGGGCGTGACAGTCAATGACACGGGGACCTACAGCTGCATCTACTACCAGGCAAGGGCTCCCTTCTGGGCCTcggaccccagccctgccttggaCATCCTGGTGACAG GGCCAAGCCCAGCAGCAGGGAGGCCTTCCCCGGGGGCCTCGTCCGAGGGTTACACCAAGGGCAACCTCGTGCGGCTGGGAGTGGCGGCCGGCGTCCTGCTGATGGGGGTGGTCCTCGTGCTGGAAGCCTGGCATGCCGGAGGGGTGCCACACGCTCAGCCAG CAAATTTCAGCGACCCGGTGCCGCGCCACTGGCTACAGCCGCCCGGTGCTCCACCCGCCCAGGTTCTCTGA